The Chryseobacterium sp. LJ668 genome segment AAACTTTGATCAGAATTGGGTAATGTGATTTCCATTAGCAAACCGTTAATAAAGCACATGAATAAGCAAATCTTCCGCTTTCAGGAACACAAAGAAGAATTCTTTCACCTTTTTTAAGTTTTCCTGAATTCATCAATTGCTCAACAGCAATAAATATAGATCCTGCACCTACATTTCCGACTTCTGAAAGATTATAGAACCATTTTTCCCAAGGGAAATCTAATCCTACATTCGCAAATTCTTCTTTCAAGCCTTCTTTGAAGTATCCAGAAGAAATATGTGCCAAAACGTGATCGATTGAATCGGGATCAAGCTCGTGCTTGTCGAATGAAGTTCTCAAACTTTCAGCACCTTTTACCAGAATGTATTTATCTAAAATCTTAGTGTCTTGTTTTAAAGCAAAAATAGATTGGTTCAGCCATTCTTCAGCAGGATATTCTGCCCAAGATTTCAGGCTTCCGTCTTCCTGTTTTTCGCAGCCGGAATACATACATGCTTCAATTTCGTGAGCGTAAGAGTAGAAATCAATCCATTCGATCTTCAACGAAGTTTCATTTTCTCTTGGTTGTGGTTCCAATAAAAATGCTGAAGCACCATCAGAAAGCATCCATCTCAAAAATTCTCTTTTGAAAGCTACGATTGGTCTTTCTTCAAGCAATTTTAAGTTTTCTGCCTCGTGATTGAATTTATCGGCAGTCATCCATGCAGACATTCTCTCAGAACCTACACAGACTGCATTGTCTTTTACTCCTGCTTTAATGTTTAGAAAACCATAGTTCAGTGCATTCATCCCTGAATTGCAAAGTCCTGTTGCAGTATTAATTTCTACAGACTTCCCGATGTTCAGTTCGCCATGCACCATTGATGAGTGCGACGGCTGAATCTGATCCGCAGAAGATGTTCCGCAAGATAGAAGCTGCATATCTTCTTTTTTGAAGTGCTCATCAAAAAGACCTTCTACGGCTTTGGCGGTGATCTGGGCGTTAGTATGCGTAGGTTTCCCTTCTTTATCTAAAGCGTAATATCTTGTTGTGATTTTATTATTCCTTAGAATCAAAGCTCGCGCTTTAGAAGGTGTATTATTTACCAGGCCAAGATAGCTTTCCATTTCGTCATTCGAAACCGGCTCATTCGGCAAGTATGTTGAAGCTTTTGTTATAAATACGTCTTGCATTTCTATTTTAAATTAATTCCTTGTAAATATTCTTTTTGTTTCTGTCTTTTAGACCATAAAACTGGTGCTAATAATATATGAAAAACCAAAACAATGGGTGAAATGATCCAAATTGCTGCCATCAAATATACCTTAAAGAATTTGATCAGCAAAGGTCGTTTTTCTTTTTTCTTCATAATCAGATTGCTCCATATGATAAAGATTTTATTACCTACCTTCTCCACGCGTACCAAGAACGGTCTGATCTCTACGGCTCCGTTTTTCACCAGATCGGGCTGAA includes the following:
- a CDS encoding beta-ketoacyl-ACP synthase III, encoding MQDVFITKASTYLPNEPVSNDEMESYLGLVNNTPSKARALILRNNKITTRYYALDKEGKPTHTNAQITAKAVEGLFDEHFKKEDMQLLSCGTSSADQIQPSHSSMVHGELNIGKSVEINTATGLCNSGMNALNYGFLNIKAGVKDNAVCVGSERMSAWMTADKFNHEAENLKLLEERPIVAFKREFLRWMLSDGASAFLLEPQPRENETSLKIEWIDFYSYAHEIEACMYSGCEKQEDGSLKSWAEYPAEEWLNQSIFALKQDTKILDKYILVKGAESLRTSFDKHELDPDSIDHVLAHISSGYFKEGLKEEFANVGLDFPWEKWFYNLSEVGNVGAGSIFIAVEQLMNSGKLKKGERILLCVPESGRFAYSCALLTVC